A section of the Streptomyces sp. SLBN-118 genome encodes:
- a CDS encoding tetratricopeptide repeat protein, with protein MREPLHTSNSVSPDESWRVCLLRTRDRSGRPLGAGVLLPGGLVLTCAHTVLSRPGREGTRTPFDTVYVDVPGAAALSGEAAEPLRARLLREYLVLPTAHFSGDLALLKLDHEPPVPHAVLHRQIPARNEPVHFTGYPEDLPGGEHLDARLMGRGGPAHRPEWVQLDTEGSPYVVRHGYSGGGVVHSRSRRLIGIVAHQFGTPQAPVRREHAYMIPTETVLKHLPLERLGLTVTGPRAVSRDVAVAPDRTASGRVPGLHRRLTRWLDGEPDTDPVELVFAGEGEHALLHTIRSALTLADREQSPPSASGSTVGEPQVGSIDIAVDATNRTAEDLAVHAAERIGLEGSGSPRALLAQIAEESPSLIAAFLAVDRSASEDAEITALLRALLARGDSRLLLVFSDPGSPLLARVRSELLGPGWAERRTDRLAARVNRLAEGELRLRQLPARPATAGRPAPRRPEDRSPKLRRELEQLCRGGPLFDSPALPHALFRLSVDVETALLDAEAAEQSLAGPLGPHEFVVEPPGDGLTDLPGVAVRDPDALVTAPAGPHLAGGDRLHQQYEVVGPFGQGSHGQVYLARDLLLDNRPVALKGILDPGNPAAVLQAHQERLRLVSLNHPSVIRVVNYARHPSASAEFIVMEFADGAPLEWVAARIGGQRPPFSGPRVREFIVVYGLLILDALSYLHDQEGLVYGDLSLTNVLHCGNGIKLIDVAGVRRPGTPGPVSHRPPETGASGEMTTAGDLYTVGAVLDELLAKDPVPPADLGTQSLERALRRAMARDPKRRYATAQEMALQLRGVLRELRSLRLGEETFEPSPLFDPAATALDGQLGKAPPLTRWRADGNGGPGAQVPAPAEAAVALPVPKADQQDPNWKELQRTSYADPAGLLQLSDEWLPSPELHLLRCRLHLELARDQQRGRDQQLVAAAMELDRAGRRLGDRAAYDWRLDWHRGLTRLAHGSVRQALTCFDDVYDAIPGEYAPKLALGYCHEKLADSSRDEEIREGHEQQAMRFYDAVWRRNHALGSAAFGLARIHLARHSPDLALASLDGVPPDSRHRTAARTAMVRIHAGPPADGSPPTVASAVRAYAALRRLVSHEGLTDRQAYERLTAQLLELLLELVATARDRDPLEELRGSLPPGIPVPAGERELREQLSACYRKLAEQAPRTDLAEDAALAEALLDNAYRTRPLGLRHDRDGKGNRHRGSGAGRGPGSLAVWLPRRLRLRDSGEGA; from the coding sequence ATGAGGGAGCCGTTGCACACGTCCAACTCGGTGTCGCCGGATGAGAGTTGGCGGGTCTGTCTGCTTCGTACGCGGGACCGCTCGGGCCGCCCGCTCGGCGCGGGGGTGCTGCTTCCCGGGGGACTGGTCCTCACGTGCGCCCATACGGTGCTCTCCCGGCCGGGACGCGAGGGCACCCGCACCCCCTTCGACACGGTCTATGTCGACGTGCCCGGCGCCGCCGCGCTGTCCGGTGAGGCGGCGGAGCCTCTGCGCGCCCGGCTGCTGCGGGAGTATCTGGTCCTGCCCACCGCGCACTTCAGCGGGGATCTCGCCCTGCTCAAGCTGGACCACGAGCCGCCGGTGCCGCATGCCGTGCTGCACCGCCAGATCCCGGCGCGCAATGAGCCCGTCCACTTCACCGGCTATCCCGAGGACCTGCCGGGCGGTGAGCATCTCGACGCCCGGCTGATGGGGCGCGGCGGGCCCGCGCACCGGCCCGAGTGGGTACAGCTGGACACCGAGGGCTCGCCCTATGTGGTCCGGCACGGCTACAGCGGCGGCGGGGTCGTGCACAGCCGCTCGCGCCGTCTCATCGGTATCGTGGCCCACCAGTTCGGCACCCCGCAGGCACCCGTGCGGCGGGAGCACGCTTACATGATCCCGACCGAGACGGTGCTCAAGCACCTGCCGCTGGAACGGCTCGGTCTGACCGTCACCGGCCCCCGCGCCGTCTCCCGCGATGTCGCCGTGGCACCCGACCGGACCGCGTCCGGCCGCGTCCCCGGTCTGCACCGCAGGCTCACCCGCTGGCTGGACGGCGAGCCGGACACCGACCCCGTGGAGCTGGTCTTCGCGGGTGAGGGCGAGCACGCGCTGCTGCACACGATCCGCTCGGCGCTCACCCTCGCCGACCGGGAGCAGAGCCCGCCGTCCGCGTCCGGGAGTACGGTCGGCGAGCCGCAGGTGGGCAGCATCGACATCGCCGTCGACGCCACCAACCGCACGGCCGAGGATCTCGCGGTCCACGCCGCCGAGCGGATCGGTCTGGAAGGCAGCGGCTCGCCCCGCGCGCTCCTCGCTCAGATCGCCGAGGAGAGCCCGTCACTGATCGCCGCCTTTCTCGCCGTCGACCGGTCCGCCTCCGAGGACGCGGAGATCACGGCTCTGCTGCGCGCCCTGCTCGCACGGGGCGACAGCCGGCTGCTGCTCGTCTTCAGCGATCCCGGCTCCCCGCTGCTCGCGCGTGTACGGAGCGAACTCCTCGGCCCCGGGTGGGCCGAGCGCCGCACGGACCGGCTCGCCGCTCGTGTGAACCGGCTCGCCGAAGGCGAGCTGCGATTACGGCAGCTGCCCGCGCGCCCGGCCACCGCGGGCCGTCCCGCACCCCGGCGCCCCGAGGACCGGTCGCCCAAGCTGCGCCGCGAGCTCGAACAGCTCTGCCGTGGCGGCCCGTTGTTCGACTCACCCGCACTGCCGCACGCCCTGTTCCGGCTCTCCGTCGACGTCGAGACGGCGCTCCTGGACGCCGAGGCCGCCGAGCAGTCGCTTGCCGGGCCGCTGGGCCCGCACGAGTTCGTCGTCGAGCCGCCGGGCGACGGGCTCACCGATCTGCCCGGGGTCGCCGTGCGCGACCCGGACGCCCTCGTCACCGCACCGGCGGGACCCCATCTGGCGGGCGGCGACCGGCTGCACCAGCAGTACGAGGTGGTGGGCCCGTTCGGCCAGGGCAGCCACGGGCAGGTGTATCTCGCCCGCGATCTGCTGCTGGACAACCGGCCGGTGGCGCTGAAGGGAATCCTCGACCCGGGCAATCCGGCCGCGGTCCTCCAGGCCCATCAGGAGCGGCTGCGGCTGGTCAGCCTCAACCATCCCTCGGTGATCCGGGTCGTCAACTACGCCCGTCATCCGTCGGCTTCGGCCGAGTTCATCGTGATGGAGTTCGCCGACGGGGCGCCGCTGGAGTGGGTCGCGGCCCGTATCGGCGGGCAGCGTCCGCCGTTCTCCGGGCCCCGTGTGCGCGAGTTCATCGTCGTCTACGGGCTGCTGATCCTGGACGCGCTCAGCTATCTGCACGACCAGGAGGGCCTCGTCTACGGCGATCTCTCCCTCACCAACGTGCTGCACTGCGGCAACGGCATCAAGCTCATCGACGTCGCGGGCGTCCGCAGACCCGGCACACCGGGACCGGTCAGCCACCGCCCTCCGGAGACCGGCGCCTCGGGCGAGATGACGACCGCGGGCGATCTGTACACCGTCGGCGCGGTCCTGGACGAACTGCTCGCCAAGGACCCCGTGCCGCCCGCCGACCTCGGCACCCAGTCCCTGGAGCGCGCCCTGCGGCGCGCCATGGCACGCGACCCCAAGCGGCGGTACGCCACCGCCCAGGAGATGGCGCTCCAGCTGCGCGGAGTACTGCGCGAACTGCGTTCCCTGCGGCTCGGCGAGGAGACCTTCGAACCGTCGCCGCTCTTCGACCCGGCCGCCACCGCCCTCGACGGGCAGCTGGGCAAGGCCCCGCCGCTGACCCGCTGGCGGGCCGACGGAAACGGCGGCCCGGGCGCGCAGGTGCCGGCGCCGGCCGAGGCCGCGGTGGCGCTGCCTGTGCCCAAGGCGGACCAGCAGGACCCCAACTGGAAGGAGCTGCAACGTACTTCGTACGCCGATCCGGCCGGTCTGCTCCAGCTCAGCGACGAGTGGCTTCCCTCTCCCGAACTGCACCTGCTGCGCTGCCGCCTCCATCTGGAGCTCGCCCGTGACCAGCAGCGCGGCCGCGACCAGCAGCTGGTCGCTGCGGCGATGGAGCTGGACCGGGCGGGGCGGCGGCTCGGCGACCGGGCGGCCTACGACTGGCGTCTGGACTGGCACCGGGGCCTGACCCGGCTCGCCCACGGCAGCGTCCGCCAGGCGCTGACCTGCTTCGACGACGTGTACGACGCGATTCCCGGCGAGTACGCGCCCAAGCTCGCCCTCGGCTACTGCCACGAGAAGCTCGCCGACTCCAGCCGGGACGAGGAGATCCGCGAAGGGCACGAGCAGCAGGCCATGCGCTTCTACGACGCGGTGTGGCGGCGCAACCACGCGCTCGGGAGTGCCGCCTTCGGCCTGGCCCGTATACATCTGGCCCGCCACAGCCCGGACCTGGCCCTCGCCTCGCTCGACGGCGTGCCGCCCGACTCGCGGCATCGCACCGCCGCCCGTACGGCGATGGTCCGTATCCACGCCGGCCCGCCCGCCGACGGGTCGCCGCCGACCGTGGCTTCGGCGGTGCGCGCCTACGCCGCCCTGCGCCGGCTCGTCAGCCACGAGGGCCTCACCGACCGGCAGGCGTACGAACGGCTCACCGCCCAGCTCCTGGAGCTGCTGCTCGAACTGGTCGCCACCGCACGGGACAGGGACCCCCTGGAGGAGCTGCGTGGCTCGCTGCCGCCCGGGATCCCCGTACCCGCCGGTGAGCGGGAGCTGCGCGAACAGCTCTCCGCCTGCTACCGCAAGCTGGCCGAGCAGGCGCCGCGCACCGACCTCGCCGAGGACGCCGCGCTCGCGGAGGCGCTGCTCGACAATGCGTACCGCACGCGCCCCCTGGGACTGAGACACGACCGGGACGGGAAGGGGAACCGGCACCGCGGCTCCGGCGCGGGCCGCGGGCCGGGGTCCCTTGCGGTGTGGCTGCCGCGCCGGTTGCGGCTGCGCGATTCGGGGGAGGGCGCATGA
- a CDS encoding extracellular solute-binding protein, with product MTRLRTLLACLLLTAAAVTAGGCSDVAEERTLVVLGPWTDGEERPFVEALRRIGERTGRSYVYKGTRSLRETLLAQLQADAPPDLAILSSPGDLAEYARTGDAYPLPEKVAGAAVPPWAPAVTVRNERGEARTHAYWAPVRVDLKSLVWSRWASAGKKVDWCLGMGSGATSGWPGTDWVEDLLLQRQGPAQYESWATGKTSWQLTRPAWEEWGRLLAENNKDDGRALGAEGLRSSFDFDHGRYGLLNGGGRCTHEHQGSFIRRHYGDDVLPEPTARFLGARSAGKSVYEVSGDLAAVFKPGAAAWDLLGRLTSREAREDWAEAAKPGERPYFPGGTFGSVPLSGSTRAVQDLLDGAGEICLDASDAMPPTLRDAFYRAVLEFLGAPRSGALLTRLLEQLEAERLLQLKEDAFVLDDLCDNAPW from the coding sequence ATGACGCGCTTGAGGACACTGCTGGCCTGCCTGCTGCTCACCGCCGCCGCCGTGACGGCAGGCGGCTGTTCGGACGTGGCCGAGGAGCGCACCCTGGTCGTCCTCGGTCCGTGGACGGACGGCGAGGAGCGGCCGTTCGTGGAGGCTCTGCGGCGTATCGGCGAGCGGACCGGGCGCAGTTACGTCTACAAGGGCACCCGTTCCCTGCGCGAGACGCTGCTCGCCCAGCTCCAGGCGGACGCACCGCCGGACCTGGCGATCCTGAGCAGCCCCGGCGATCTGGCCGAGTACGCCCGCACGGGCGACGCCTATCCGCTCCCCGAGAAGGTCGCCGGGGCCGCGGTCCCGCCCTGGGCGCCGGCCGTGACCGTCAGGAACGAGCGGGGCGAGGCTCGTACGCACGCCTACTGGGCTCCGGTGCGGGTGGATCTCAAGTCGCTCGTGTGGAGCCGCTGGGCGAGCGCCGGAAAGAAGGTCGACTGGTGCCTCGGCATGGGCTCCGGCGCCACGTCGGGCTGGCCGGGCACCGACTGGGTGGAGGATCTGCTGCTGCAGCGGCAGGGACCCGCGCAGTACGAGAGCTGGGCGACCGGGAAGACCTCGTGGCAGCTGACGAGGCCGGCCTGGGAGGAGTGGGGCAGGCTGCTGGCCGAGAACAACAAGGACGACGGCAGGGCCCTCGGCGCGGAGGGTCTGCGCTCGTCCTTCGACTTCGACCATGGCCGCTACGGGCTGCTGAACGGGGGAGGCCGCTGCACCCATGAGCACCAGGGCTCGTTCATCCGCCGCCACTACGGCGACGACGTCCTGCCCGAGCCGACCGCCCGCTTCCTCGGGGCGCGGAGCGCGGGGAAAAGCGTCTACGAGGTCTCCGGCGACCTGGCCGCCGTCTTCAAGCCCGGCGCCGCGGCATGGGACCTGCTGGGCCGCCTCACCTCCCGCGAGGCACGCGAGGACTGGGCGGAGGCGGCGAAGCCCGGGGAGCGGCCCTACTTCCCCGGCGGCACGTTCGGCTCCGTACCCCTGTCGGGCAGCACGCGAGCCGTGCAGGACCTGCTCGACGGGGCGGGAGAGATCTGCCTGGACGCCTCGGACGCGATGCCGCCGACGCTGCGGGACGCGTTCTACCGGGCGGTCCTGGAGTTCCTCGGCGCGCCCCGGAGCGGGGCGCTGCTGACCCGGCTGCTGGAGCAGCTGGAGGCGGAGCGGCTGCTGCAGCTCAAGGAGGACGCGTTCGTCCTCGACGACCTCTGCGACAACGCGCCCTGGTAA
- the purU gene encoding formyltetrahydrofolate deformylase, translating into MTDQYVLTLSCPDKKGIVHAVSSYLYITGCNIEDSQQFGDRDTGLFFMRVHFSADEPVTVEKLRAGFAAVGESFRMDWEIHPAEEPMRIILMVSKFGHCLNDLLFRWRTGALPVEIAAVVSNHTDFEELVTSYGIPFHHIPVTKDTKAAAEAQVLELVRAENVELVVLARYMQVLSDDLCKQLSGRIINIHHSFLPSFKGAKPYHQAHARGVKLIGATAHYVTADLDEGPIIEQEVERVGHQVTPEQLVAIGRDVECQALARAVKWHAEHRILRNGRRTVVFG; encoded by the coding sequence ATGACTGACCAGTACGTCCTGACGCTCTCCTGCCCGGACAAAAAGGGCATTGTGCATGCCGTGTCGAGCTATCTCTACATCACCGGCTGCAATATCGAGGACAGTCAGCAGTTCGGGGACCGGGACACGGGTCTGTTCTTCATGCGGGTCCACTTCTCGGCCGACGAGCCGGTGACCGTGGAGAAACTGCGGGCAGGCTTCGCCGCCGTCGGGGAGTCCTTCCGGATGGACTGGGAGATCCATCCCGCCGAGGAGCCGATGCGGATCATCCTGATGGTCAGCAAGTTCGGCCACTGCCTCAACGATCTGCTCTTCCGCTGGAGGACGGGCGCGCTGCCGGTGGAGATCGCCGCTGTCGTCTCCAATCACACGGACTTCGAGGAGCTCGTCACTTCGTACGGCATCCCGTTCCATCACATTCCGGTCACCAAGGACACCAAGGCGGCCGCCGAGGCGCAGGTGCTGGAGCTGGTACGCGCCGAGAATGTCGAACTTGTCGTGCTTGCCCGCTATATGCAGGTGCTCTCGGACGATCTGTGCAAGCAGCTGAGCGGCAGGATCATCAACATCCACCACTCCTTCCTGCCGAGCTTCAAGGGTGCGAAGCCGTACCACCAGGCCCACGCCCGCGGTGTGAAGCTGATCGGTGCAACCGCGCACTATGTGACGGCCGACCTCGACGAGGGCCCGATCATCGAGCAGGAGGTCGAACGCGTCGGCCACCAGGTCACCCCGGAACAACTGGTGGCGATCGGCCGCGACGTCGAGTGCCAGGCGCTCGCCCGCGCGGTGAAGTGGCACGCGGAACACCGGATCCTGCGAAACGGCCGCCGTACCGTCGTCTTCGGCTAG
- a CDS encoding SCO4402 family protein, whose protein sequence is MGGMPLNDMPWWRWRSNVRSALHMLSDPVFHQECWLAGREGYGDVTDAVYRLVEDTWLDNWSAEKYVGTIFRDSGEAALVDVAVLRVLRIMHQVGADAPVSAYLEHHGWPEAVRAAREAHVRLASSDGEDPDAPPRSLDVLRIMTRSA, encoded by the coding sequence ATGGGCGGCATGCCGCTCAATGACATGCCCTGGTGGCGCTGGCGCAGCAATGTGCGCTCGGCGCTGCACATGCTTTCCGATCCCGTCTTCCACCAGGAGTGCTGGCTGGCCGGACGCGAGGGGTACGGCGACGTCACCGACGCCGTGTACCGCCTGGTCGAGGACACCTGGCTGGACAACTGGTCCGCCGAGAAGTACGTCGGCACGATCTTCCGCGACTCGGGCGAGGCCGCCCTGGTCGACGTCGCCGTCCTGCGCGTGCTGCGGATCATGCACCAAGTCGGTGCGGACGCTCCCGTATCGGCGTATCTGGAGCATCATGGCTGGCCGGAGGCCGTACGGGCCGCCCGTGAGGCACACGTCCGCCTCGCGTCCAGTGACGGCGAGGACCCGGACGCCCCGCCGCGCTCGCTGGACGTCCTCCGTATCATGACGCGGTCCGCCTGA
- a CDS encoding ABC transporter substrate-binding protein, translated as MTGWRRSSSPRPSRTARVRAVWTTATAAVAAGTSLVAACGVLPGASGGSREPVKVMTFAPEDTRTTNMPGMPAMAKAYAKWARTQGGLDGHELRVISCNEENTSTGAAACARRAVKEDVVAVVGSYSQFGDAFMAPLEAAGIPFIGGYGISGEEFTSYLSYPVNGGQASLLAGNGRQLADVCERVSLVRPNTLAGDELPQLLNSGLSEGSRGKSTDILAAEDATDYTTQAKQARKKAGASITFGSERPGCVTAALGDRTETFVDSFRRLPEDNRKIRISSVMGSVGQPLIDRTGGRNGPLEGAYVTGWYPDAGDARWSEMERVIRAHAFGDNRIDPADAGVQTTWIAYTVLRTVIKSLNAERITPGMISKALDDGVQVSTGGLTPTLRWEYEDMLGTPSFPRIVNRGVTFQVVRGGRLVAQKPGFVDVTKTMTESSTL; from the coding sequence ATGACCGGTTGGCGACGTTCCTCCTCCCCCCGCCCCTCCAGGACCGCACGGGTTCGCGCAGTATGGACGACCGCCACGGCAGCTGTGGCCGCCGGAACGTCGCTGGTGGCGGCCTGTGGCGTACTCCCTGGCGCCTCGGGGGGCTCCAGGGAGCCCGTCAAGGTGATGACCTTCGCGCCCGAGGACACCCGCACGACGAACATGCCGGGCATGCCCGCGATGGCGAAGGCCTATGCCAAGTGGGCCAGGACACAGGGCGGCCTGGACGGGCACGAGCTGCGGGTCATCTCCTGCAACGAGGAGAACACCTCGACCGGTGCGGCCGCCTGCGCCCGGCGGGCGGTCAAGGAGGACGTGGTCGCGGTCGTCGGCTCCTACAGCCAGTTCGGTGACGCCTTCATGGCCCCCCTGGAGGCCGCCGGCATCCCCTTCATCGGCGGGTACGGGATTTCGGGCGAGGAGTTCACCAGCTACCTCTCCTACCCCGTCAACGGCGGCCAGGCATCCCTCCTCGCGGGCAACGGCCGGCAGCTCGCCGACGTCTGCGAGCGGGTCTCCCTGGTACGGCCCAACACCCTGGCGGGCGACGAACTGCCCCAGCTTCTCAACTCCGGCCTCTCGGAAGGCAGCCGCGGCAAGTCCACCGACATCCTGGCGGCCGAGGACGCGACCGACTACACCACGCAGGCCAAGCAGGCCCGCAAGAAGGCGGGGGCGAGTATCACGTTCGGGTCGGAGCGCCCCGGGTGTGTGACGGCGGCGCTCGGGGACCGTACCGAGACCTTCGTCGACTCCTTCCGGCGGCTGCCCGAGGACAACCGCAAGATCCGGATCTCCTCCGTCATGGGCAGTGTCGGCCAGCCGCTCATCGACCGCACGGGCGGCCGCAACGGCCCGCTCGAAGGCGCCTACGTCACCGGCTGGTACCCCGACGCGGGCGATGCCCGCTGGAGCGAGATGGAGCGGGTGATCCGCGCCCACGCCTTCGGCGACAACCGGATCGACCCCGCCGACGCGGGCGTCCAGACCACCTGGATCGCGTACACCGTGCTGCGGACGGTCATCAAGTCGCTCAACGCGGAAAGGATCACCCCGGGGATGATCTCGAAGGCTCTGGACGACGGGGTGCAGGTGTCGACCGGCGGGCTCACACCCACGCTGCGCTGGGAGTACGAGGACATGCTCGGCACTCCCAGCTTCCCGCGGATCGTCAACCGCGGCGTGACCTTCCAAGTGGTGCGCGGCGGGCGGCTGGTGGCGCAGAAGCCGGGCTTCGTGGACGTCACCAAGACGATGACGGAGTCCTCGACCCTCTGA
- a CDS encoding transcriptional regulator produces the protein MAARPLVARQPNERLQALIQEAGCSNAGLARRVNMVGAERGLDLRYDKTSVARWLRGQQPRGRAPGIISEALGRKLGRTVTIDEIGMANGKNLASGVGLQFSPTVLGAIEQVCELWRSDVGRRDFLSGSTVAASALVEPSRDWLITGADTQVARTAGARVGPSDVEAVRAMTAALTELDHRFGSGHVRPVVVHYLNSVVSGLLSGSYRESVGRELFAAAARLTELAGYMAVDTGQPGLAQRYYIQALRLAQAAGDRGYGGYVLAASMSHLAAQLGNPREIAQLARAAQEGARGRVTPRAEAMFLAAEARGHALLGDARTCHDVAGKALRALERAEPSADDDPAWIAHFDQAYLADELAHCYRDLGQPEAAAHHASHALEGLPESRARRRAIGLVLLATAQVQQREVEQACHTGTRAVELLGGLRSSRGSEYLDDLQQRLQPYGEEPAVREFGARLELQAA, from the coding sequence ATGGCAGCCAGGCCTCTCGTCGCCCGACAACCGAACGAACGGTTGCAGGCGCTCATTCAGGAAGCCGGGTGTTCCAACGCCGGCCTCGCCCGTCGAGTGAACATGGTGGGAGCCGAGCGGGGTCTCGACCTGCGCTACGACAAGACATCGGTGGCGCGCTGGCTGCGCGGACAGCAGCCGCGCGGCCGGGCGCCGGGAATCATCTCCGAGGCGCTGGGCCGCAAGCTCGGGCGCACGGTCACGATCGACGAGATCGGCATGGCGAACGGCAAGAACCTCGCGTCGGGCGTCGGCCTGCAGTTCTCGCCGACCGTGCTCGGTGCCATCGAGCAGGTCTGCGAGCTGTGGCGCAGTGATGTCGGCCGCCGCGACTTCCTGTCCGGCTCCACGGTCGCCGCGTCCGCGCTCGTCGAGCCGAGCCGCGACTGGCTGATCACCGGCGCGGACACCCAGGTGGCGCGTACGGCGGGGGCGCGGGTGGGGCCCTCGGACGTCGAAGCGGTACGGGCGATGACGGCGGCGCTGACCGAGCTGGACCACCGCTTCGGCAGCGGGCATGTCCGGCCGGTCGTCGTGCACTACCTGAACAGCGTGGTCTCCGGGCTGCTCTCGGGCTCGTACCGCGAATCGGTCGGCCGCGAACTGTTCGCCGCGGCGGCCCGGCTGACGGAGCTCGCCGGATACATGGCCGTCGACACCGGCCAGCCCGGTCTCGCCCAGCGCTACTACATCCAGGCGCTGCGCCTGGCCCAGGCGGCCGGCGACCGGGGATATGGAGGCTATGTACTGGCCGCCTCCATGAGCCATCTGGCGGCCCAGCTCGGGAACCCGCGCGAGATCGCCCAGCTGGCGCGGGCCGCGCAGGAAGGCGCCCGGGGGAGGGTCACCCCGAGGGCCGAGGCGATGTTCCTCGCGGCCGAGGCGCGCGGCCACGCTCTGCTCGGGGACGCGCGCACCTGCCACGACGTGGCCGGGAAGGCGCTGCGGGCGCTGGAGCGCGCCGAGCCGTCGGCGGACGACGACCCCGCCTGGATCGCCCACTTCGACCAGGCCTATCTCGCGGACGAGCTGGCGCACTGCTACCGCGATCTCGGCCAGCCGGAGGCGGCCGCGCACCATGCGTCCCACGCGCTTGAGGGCCTGCCGGAGTCGCGGGCGAGGCGGCGGGCGATCGGGCTCGTCCTGCTGGCCACCGCTCAGGTGCAGCAGCGGGAGGTCGAGCAGGCCTGCCACACGGGCACGCGTGCGGTGGAACTGCTGGGCGGGCTGCGCTCCAGCCGGGGTTCGGAATATCTGGACGATCTCCAGCAGCGGCTTCAGCCGTACGGGGAGGAGCCGGCGGTCCGCGAGTTCGGGGCGCGTCTCGAACTCCAGGCGGCGTGA
- a CDS encoding bifunctional DNA primase/polymerase yields MAGVECDVEETIGLTEAARIPQQRGEQLLDSAVRYAEERHWDVFPGTWLEAAEGRERCSCGDAACPAPGAHPARPDWANQATGSAVAARRLWSKHSRASILLPTGRTFDALEVPESAGFLALARLERMDLPLGPVTCTPDRRMVFFVLPGAAPKVPDMIRTLGWTPSGLDLIARGEGHYVAAPPTRIGGHGAVQWARRPTPANRWLPDADELISPLAYACGRDAAAERARRG; encoded by the coding sequence ATGGCGGGAGTTGAGTGTGACGTGGAAGAGACCATCGGACTCACGGAAGCCGCACGGATCCCCCAGCAGCGAGGTGAGCAGCTGCTGGACAGTGCCGTGCGGTACGCGGAAGAGCGGCACTGGGACGTGTTCCCGGGCACCTGGCTGGAGGCGGCGGAGGGCAGGGAACGCTGCTCGTGCGGCGACGCCGCGTGCCCGGCGCCCGGCGCCCATCCGGCAAGGCCGGACTGGGCGAACCAGGCGACCGGAAGCGCGGTCGCCGCGCGCCGGCTGTGGTCAAAGCACTCAAGGGCGTCGATCCTCCTGCCGACGGGGCGCACCTTCGACGCCCTCGAGGTCCCGGAGTCCGCGGGCTTCCTGGCGCTGGCGCGCCTGGAGCGGATGGACCTCCCGCTCGGCCCGGTGACCTGCACCCCCGACCGCCGGATGGTGTTCTTCGTCCTGCCCGGAGCGGCTCCCAAGGTCCCCGACATGATCCGCACCCTCGGCTGGACACCGAGCGGCCTCGACCTGATCGCGCGGGGCGAGGGCCACTATGTCGCCGCCCCTCCGACCCGGATCGGCGGCCACGGCGCGGTGCAGTGGGCGCGCCGCCCCACCCCGGCCAACCGATGGCTGCCGGACGCCGACGAGTTGATCAGCCCCCTGGCCTACGCGTGCGGGCGGGACGCGGCCGCCGAACGGGCCCGGCGTGGATAG
- a CDS encoding ABC transporter ATP-binding protein has protein sequence MPDQAVGAEKAGVARTAPPAVRIEGLWKRFGEQIAVGGIDLELPAGKFIGLVGPNGAGKTTTLSMVTGLLRPDQGRVEVSGHDVWRDPVEVKSRIGVLPEGLRLFERLSGRELLAYNGRLRGLPGDEVDRRATQLMDVLDLAGAQHKLVVDYSTGMRKKIGLAAALLHNPEVLFLDEPFEGVDPVSAQTIRGVLERYTASGATVVFSSHVMELVESLCDWVAVMAAGRIRAHGPLAEVRGDAPSLQSAFLELVGANDRGTGASLDWLGGGGAR, from the coding sequence ATGCCGGACCAGGCAGTTGGAGCCGAGAAGGCGGGCGTAGCGCGAACAGCGCCGCCCGCCGTTCGCATTGAGGGACTGTGGAAGAGGTTCGGCGAGCAGATCGCGGTCGGGGGTATCGATCTCGAGCTTCCCGCCGGCAAGTTCATCGGCCTGGTCGGCCCGAACGGGGCGGGCAAGACCACAACCCTGTCGATGGTTACCGGCCTGCTCCGGCCCGACCAGGGCCGGGTCGAGGTGTCGGGCCACGACGTGTGGCGCGACCCGGTCGAGGTCAAGTCCCGCATCGGCGTGCTGCCCGAGGGCCTGCGCCTGTTCGAACGGCTCTCGGGCCGTGAACTGCTCGCGTACAACGGGCGGTTGCGGGGGCTGCCGGGCGACGAGGTCGACCGGCGCGCAACGCAGCTGATGGACGTACTGGACCTGGCGGGCGCGCAGCACAAGCTGGTCGTCGACTACTCGACGGGCATGCGCAAGAAGATCGGTCTCGCGGCCGCGCTGCTCCACAACCCCGAAGTGCTGTTCCTGGACGAGCCGTTCGAGGGCGTCGACCCGGTCTCGGCACAGACCATCCGCGGCGTCCTGGAGCGGTACACCGCCTCCGGCGCCACGGTCGTCTTCTCCAGCCATGTGATGGAGCTGGTGGAGTCGCTGTGCGACTGGGTGGCGGTGATGGCGGCCGGCCGGATTCGAGCGCACGGCCCGCTGGCCGAGGTACGCGGCGACGCACCCTCGCTGCAGAGCGCGTTCCTGGAGCTGGTCGGGGCCAACGACCGCGGCACCGGGGCGTCGCTGGACTGGCTCGGCGGCGGTGGCGCCAGGTGA